One region of Phycicoccus sp. M110.8 genomic DNA includes:
- a CDS encoding HAD-IIIA family hydrolase: MTHAHRALPAYAVVVPTVGRQSLHTLLESLAAQEGPAPAEVVVVDDRRTAPGADDVSDLSAVVPAGLAGVRVLRGFGRGPAAARNLGWRVVEAPWVAFLDDDVELPLDWSTRLAADLGEAEPDVGAVQGRLRVPLPPDRKPTDWERSTAGLQDARWATADMAYRREALLGVHGFDERFPRAYREDADLALRVRGAGWRLTTGSRLVTHAVRAEDPRVSVRVQRGNADDALMRRLHGPGWRHAAEAGRGRLPWHVATVAAAATAAAAGTVAVAGRGRPAGGRAGALAAGAAASTVALWADFAWRRIAPGPRTRAEVSTMLWTSAVIPFAAVRHRVGGWWRHRGAAPWPPAARAVLFDRDGTLVHDVPYNGDPDRVEPVASATYAVRTLRRHGIRIGVVTNQSGVARGLLRPEDVAAVNRRVDRLLGPFDTWQVCPHGPDEQCACRKPAPGMVQAAAGRLGVRPEECVVIGDIGSDVLAARAAGARSVLVPTGATRPEEVRDAPEVATDLREAVDRLLGVDRA, translated from the coding sequence GTGACGCACGCACACCGGGCTCTCCCGGCATACGCCGTCGTCGTCCCGACCGTCGGCCGACAGAGCCTGCACACGCTGCTCGAGTCGCTCGCAGCCCAGGAGGGTCCGGCACCCGCCGAGGTCGTCGTGGTGGACGACCGGCGCACTGCCCCCGGCGCGGACGACGTGAGCGACCTGTCGGCCGTCGTGCCCGCGGGGCTGGCGGGGGTGCGGGTCCTGCGGGGCTTCGGCCGCGGGCCGGCAGCCGCGCGCAACCTCGGCTGGCGCGTGGTGGAGGCGCCCTGGGTGGCGTTCCTCGACGACGACGTCGAGCTGCCGCTCGACTGGAGCACCCGGCTCGCCGCCGACCTCGGTGAGGCCGAGCCGGACGTCGGCGCCGTCCAGGGACGGCTGCGGGTGCCGCTGCCGCCTGACCGCAAGCCCACGGACTGGGAACGCTCGACCGCCGGCCTGCAGGACGCCCGGTGGGCGACGGCCGACATGGCGTACCGCCGCGAGGCGCTGCTCGGGGTGCACGGCTTCGACGAGCGCTTCCCGCGCGCGTACCGCGAGGACGCCGACCTGGCCCTGCGCGTGCGCGGGGCAGGGTGGCGGCTCACCACCGGGTCTCGTCTGGTCACCCACGCGGTCCGTGCCGAGGACCCCCGTGTGAGCGTCCGGGTCCAGCGCGGCAACGCCGACGACGCCCTCATGCGGCGGCTGCACGGTCCCGGCTGGCGGCACGCCGCCGAGGCCGGTCGCGGACGTCTTCCCTGGCACGTCGCGACCGTCGCAGCGGCGGCCACCGCCGCCGCCGCGGGAACGGTCGCCGTGGCGGGCCGAGGACGCCCGGCGGGTGGCCGAGCCGGTGCGCTCGCCGCGGGTGCGGCGGCCAGCACGGTCGCCCTGTGGGCCGACTTCGCCTGGCGCCGGATCGCGCCGGGACCGAGGACCCGGGCCGAGGTGTCGACGATGCTCTGGACGAGCGCCGTGATCCCCTTCGCCGCCGTGCGCCACCGCGTGGGCGGCTGGTGGCGGCACCGCGGCGCCGCGCCGTGGCCCCCAGCGGCGCGCGCCGTCCTCTTCGACCGGGACGGCACCCTCGTCCACGACGTCCCGTACAACGGCGACCCCGATCGCGTCGAGCCCGTCGCCAGCGCCACGTATGCCGTGCGCACGCTGCGCCGGCACGGCATACGCATCGGAGTGGTCACCAACCAGTCCGGGGTGGCGCGCGGGCTGCTGCGGCCCGAGGACGTGGCGGCCGTGAACCGGCGGGTCGACCGGCTGCTGGGCCCGTTCGACACCTGGCAGGTGTGCCCGCACGGCCCGGACGAGCAGTGCGCCTGTCGCAAGCCCGCGCCGGGGATGGTGCAGGCGGCGGCCGGCCGCCTCGGCGTGCGCCCCGAGGAGTGCGTGGTCATCGGCGACATCGGCAGCGACGTCCTCGCAGCCCGCGCGGCCGGGGCCCGGTCGGTCCTGGTCCCCACGGGCGCCACACGACCGGAGGAGGTCCGTGACGCGCCCGAGGTGGCGACCGACCTGCGGGAGGCGGTCGACCGGCTCCTGGGGGTGGACCGTGCCTGA